In Gadus chalcogrammus isolate NIFS_2021 chromosome 1, NIFS_Gcha_1.0, whole genome shotgun sequence, one DNA window encodes the following:
- the dnmt3ba gene encoding DNA (cytosine-5-)-methyltransferase 3 beta, duplicate a isoform X4, with the protein MKRWMAMVSRQNLHMTWASNSRKLCHVHFEDDQFTATKTGGKLKLRPDALPTVFIHRPKPKRRKPIQMDHTYNAKLNFENCKMATNDIVLPDETQEKCSRYSLLRWLNNTLKVKFNHVSQTCSGATHCQFMHWLFPGSLDMSQVKFQAQNEGEFRHNYNLLQEAFDRSGITKGIPVGELVTGSFKANFVFLKWFKTFFTENIKDMDYDPVQARAGEGICPALIMMNSPKRGSSRLEPDVEETKGAQNFPYTEKWKEMYSWAEPSTCGELYAYCSVCGTDLLTYRKGIQDLTRHFVTIKHKTRAKKPQLELQAPKTGPLPCSEVVVQFINKYCSSSSSGGDQPSRGFARYMLGLEFPTDVLSICKQTPYCLYVYGGVTLEEAATVSVVLVGFFDIESATHHIRLLDVLPSPAEEAGEEPKKTGGAVVEAMKRFSLPLINLSAVYVGGTGASAQHVCSQLREFSPNLVAFGDLDKLADAACHAAVTALSASVLKIISELHAYFTSTSKEIDCLKDLFASENNDSKTFHPSRDCLNFSQLVRKMLETWPDLVSFFESCKKDKDKDKVQPIFVMLQDANLKATFKFLALALKPLEAFQKHLEMHDGDTGADLVRILQEASSLLHTYAAHFLNPQAAERFLEEHDARVLTDKTLHQSGADLVAGGSAVEELLDEPLTQQFLSFYMTLTGLIAKEVPLSDRILKSMAQLLNPETKLKVTDTAVEELGKRLGVCSTEGEVNQLTKELLEYQQSEEEEEEEDGEHQDTSAISLEKHWAGVLKNRDSSSVLRNLVLSLLSFPCPPLEAEIVYAQAVASGDAILFSEDREDSIMEDNPISEGTSTSPVQNGIKMEEDCSVSVNYLNGTVKPCTVLLRKLIQPNIGGDKDGLVSSQEGPTRGGNGWETSLRQKPPSRAVFQAGRGTWAKPIGLDKDSPRGRESEDELGKDTSPASSRITPSGRNLRRVQAYQDGKGFLTGELVWGSLKGFSMWPGLVVPWKAKSAPPGMRRVEWFGDGMFSEIPSSGLMPFHAFTRCFCKNSYASLPTYKDAIYQIIELAGERCRKSFGAAKGGKEDELNLMLDWAHGGFLPSGPDGFRPPGSTPADQSDSAQSDYNPPAKRKHVSKAKAIALAAVTYNRESMIQEIEDKGKKIEDFCMSCGSPETEIFHPLFVGSLCLKCKDNFIETFYRYDEDGYQSYCTVCCGGLEVILCGNPSCCRCFCKDCINILVGQGTFDQLKDIDPWSCYVCKPSECGGNLRLRSDWRLKVQEFFVNNSALAFEPHRVYPSISADQRRPIRVLSLFDGIATGYLVLKELGIKVELYVASEICGDSIAVGMIKHQGKIQYVNDVRTITRKTLAEWGPFDLLIGGSPCNDLSMVNPLRKGLFEGTGRLFFEFYRMLTMMRPKEDDDRPFFWLFENVVFMGANDKSDICRFLECNPILIDAVKVSPAHRARYFWGNVPGMHRPLATSLDDKVGLQDCLEVGRKAKFEKVRTITTKSNSIRQGKDGPLPVDMNGKEDYLWCTEMEQIFGFPKHYTDVNNMGRCQRQRVLGRSWSVPVIRHLFAPLKDYFECESGQ; encoded by the exons AAAACTGCAAGATGGCAACCAATGACATCGTGCTTCCCGATGAGACCCAAGAAAAATGCAGCCGCTATAGCTTGCTGAGATGGCTCAACAACACGCTAAAAGTTAAATTCAATCATGTGTCACAGACATGCTCAG GTGCCACTCACTGCCAGTTCATGCACTGGCTGTTCCCAGGCTCGCTCGACATGAGCCAAGTGAAGTTCCAGGCACAGAACGAGGGGGAATTCAGGCACAACTACAATCTGCTTCAGGAAGCATTTGATAGGAGCGGCATTACCAAG GGAATTCCCGTTGGAGAACTGGTCACTGGCTCATTCAAAGCAAACTTCGTCTTCTTGAAGTGGTTCAAGACGTTTTTCACAGAAAACATCAAAGATATGGACTACGACCCAGTCCAAGCACGGGCTGGTGAAGGAATCTGTCCCGCGCTTATAATGATGAACTCCCCAAAAAGAG GGAGTTCGAGACTGGAACCTGATGTTGAAGAAACGAAGGGCGCCCAAAATTTCCCCTACACCGAGAAGTGGAAGGAGATGTACAGTTGGGCGGAGCCCAGCACTTGTGGAGAGCTCTACGCttactgcagtgtgtgtggtacaGACTTGTTGACATATCGTAAAGGCATCCAGGATCTAACCCGACACTTTGTCACAATCAAACACAAGACAAGGGCCAAAAAACCCCAACTGGAACTTCAAGCCCCAAAAACAGGGCCATTGCCCTGTAGCGAGGTTGTCGTGCAGTTCATAAACAAATACTGTTCGTCAAGCTCCTCTGGTGGAGACCAGCCGTCTAGAGGCTTTGCACGCTATATGCTGGGATTAGAGTTTCCCACTGACGTTTTGTCGATTTGCAAGCAAACACCGTACTGCTTGTACGTGTACGGAGGGGTGACACTGGAGGAGGCGGCCACCGTGTCTGTGGTTCTCGTTGGCTTCTTTGACATAGAATCTGCTACTCACCATATCAGGCTTCTGGACGTTCTGCCCTCTCCCGCAGAAGAAGCAGGGGAAGAACCAAAGAAAACAGGAGGAGCTGTGGTGGAGGCCATGAAGAGATTCAGCCTTCCCTTGATTAATCTGTCTGCGGTTTACGTCGGTGGCACTGGTGCCTCCGCGCAGCACGTCTGCTCACAGCTCAGGGAGTTCAGTCCAAACCTAGTTGCCTTCGGAGATCTGGATAAGTTGGCGGATGCTGCCTGCCATGCCGCAGTCACAGCCCTCTCTGCCTCGGTTCTGAAGATCATTTCAGAGCTCCATGCATATTTCACGTCCACCTCCAAGGAGATTGATTGTTTAAAGGATCTGTTCGCTTCTGAGAACAATGACAGCAAAACATTTCATCCTAGCAGAGACTGCCTTAACTTTAGTCAGTTAGTCAGGAAGATGCTGGAAACGTGGCCAGATCTGGTTTCCTTCTTCGAATCTTGCAAAAAGGACAAGGACAAGGACAAAGTCCAGCCCATCTTTGTCATGCTGCAGGACGCAAACCTCAAGGCAACCTTTAAGTTCCTGGCTTTGGCCCTGAAGCCTCTTGAGGCTTTCCAAAAACATCTAGAGATGCATGATGGAGATACAGGCGCAGACCTGGTGCGCATCTTGCAAGAAGCCAGCAGCTTGTTGCACACCTATGCCGCCCACTTCCTCAATCCGCAGGCTGCAGAGCGCTTCCTTGAGGAGCACGACGCCCGTGTCCTTACAGACAAGACGCTTCACCAGTCAGGGGCCGACCTCGTGGCTGGGGGTTCAGccgtggaggagctgctggatgAGCCTCTTACACAGCAGTTCTTGTCATTCTACATGACACTCACAGGTCTCATTGCTAAAGAGGTGCCACTGAGTGACAGGATCCTGAAGAGCATGGCGCAGCTCCTGAACCCCGAGACCAAACTCAAAGTAACAGACACGGCCGTGGAAGAACTGGGAAAGAGGCTGGGAGTCTGCAGCACTGAAGGAGAGGTGAACCAGCTCACCAAAGAGCTTCTGGAGTATCAGCAgagcgaagaagaagaagaggaggaagatggagaacACCAAGATACATCTGCCATCTCACTGGAGAAGCACTGGGCCGGCGTGCTCAAAAACAGGGATTCTTCCTCCGTCCTCAGGAACCTGGTCTTGAGCCTGCTGTCCTTCCCTTGTCCTCCCCTCGAGGCCGAGATAGTCTACGCTCAG GCCGTCGCAAGCGGAGATGCCATATTGTTTTCGGAAGACAGAGAGGATTCGATCATGGAGGACAACCCTATTTCTGAGGGCACTAGTACCTCCCCTGTCCAGAATGGCATAAAGATGGAAGAGGATTGTAGTGTATCAG TGAATTACCTTAATGGGACAGTTAAGCCATGCACAGTTCTCCTGAGGAAGCTCATCC AACCAAATATTGGGGGTGACAAAGATGGACTCGTCTCCAGTCAAGAG GGGCCCACTAGGGGAGGTAATGGTTGGGAGACCAGCTTGCGGCAGAAACCCCCGTCCCGCGCAGTGTTTCAGGCCGGCCGGGGCACCTGGGCCAAGCCTATAGGTCTTGATAAGGACAGCCCAAGGGGACGGGAGTCTGAGGATGAGTTG GGGAAAGACACTTCACCGGCATCCAGTAGGATAACCCCGAGCGGTCGAAATTTGAGACGGGTCCAGGCCTATCAG GATGGGAAGGGCTTCCTGACCGGAGAGCTGGTGTGGGGGAGTCTGAAGGGCTTCTCCATGTGGCCCGGGTTGGTCGTGCCCTGGAAGGCCAAGTCAGCGCCACCTGGGATGAGACGCGTGGAGTGGTTTGGAGACGGGATGTTCTCGGAG atcccctcttcaggcctTATGCCGTTTCATGCCTTTACTCGCTGCTTCTGCAAAAATTCCTACGCCAGCCTGCCAACGTACAAGGACGCTATCTACCAGATCATTGAG CTGGCCGGGGAACGCTGCAGGAAGTCGTTTGGAGCGGCGAAGGGAGGCAAGGAGGACGAGCTCAATCTGATGCTGGACTGGGCCCACGGGGGATTCCTTCCAAGCGGGCCGGATGGCTTCAGGCCCCCTGGCT CTACACCGGCAGATCAGTCAGACAGTGCACAGTCAGACTACAATCCGCCAGCTAAAAGGAAACATGTTAGCAAGGCAAAAGCGATTGCACTTGCTGCAGTCACCTACAACAGAG AATCAATGATACAGGAAATTGAAGACAAGGGTAAAAAGATTGAAG ATTTCTGTATGTCTTGTGGATCACCTGAGACAGAAATCTTCCATCCACTGTTTGTTGGCAGTCTCTGTTTGAAGTGCAAG GACAACTTTATAGAGACATTTTATCGCTACGACGAAGATGGCTACCAGTCGTACTGCACCGTTTGCTGTGGCGGCCTCGAGGTGATTCTCTGCGGCAATCCCAGCTGCTGCAG ATGTTTCTGCAAGGATTGCATCAACATCCTGGTGGGCCAGGGGACCTTCGATCAGCTGAAGGACATCGACCCTTGGAGCTGCTACGTATGCAAGCCGTCCGAGTGCGGTGGGAACCTGAGGCTGAGGTCCGACTGGAGGCTGAAGGTCCAGGAGTTCTTCGTCAACAACAGTGCACTGGCATTC GAACCCCATCGAGTGtatccctccatctctgctgACCAGCGCAGACCCATCAGAGTGCTGTCACTATTCGATGGCATTGCAACAG GTTACCTCGTGCTCAAAGAGCTGGGCATCAAAGTGGAGCTCTACGTGGCTTCAGAGATATGCGGCGATTCCATCGCCGTGGGAATGATCAAACACCAGGGAAAGATCCAATACGTCAACGACGTGCGCACAATCACAAGGAAAACT CTGGCCGAATGGGGTCCGTTTGACCTGCTGATCGGAGGCAGTCCCTGTAACGATCTGTCCATGGTGAACCCTCTTCGAAAAGGATTGTTTG AGGGCACTGGCAGACTGTTTTTTGAGTTCTACCGAATGCTGACCATGATGAGGCCTAAAGAAGATGACGACCGCCCGTTCTTCTGGTTGTTTGAGAACGTGGTGTTCATGGGGGCCAACGACAAGTCAGATATCTGCAGATTCCTTGAG TGTAACCCCATTCTTATTGACGCAGTGAAAGTCAGTCCTGCGCACAGAGCTCGCTATTTCTGGGGAAACGTCCCTGGCATGCACAG GCCTCTTGCAACATCTCTAGATGACAAAGTTGGCCTCCAGGATTGTTTGGAAGTGGGACGCAAAGCAAAG TTTGAGAAAGTCCGCACCATCACAACAAAATCCAACTCCATAAGGCAGGGAAAGGATGGCCCTCTTCCGGTGGACATGAACGGGAAGGAGGACTACCTCTGGTGTACCGAGATGGAGCA AATCTTTGGCTTCCCTAAACACTACACCGACGTGAACAACATGGGCCGGTGCCAGAGGCAGAGGGTCCTGGGTCGATCCTGGAGCGTCCCGGTCATCCGCCACCTCTTCGCCCCCCTCAAGGACTATTTTGAATGTGAATCAGGACAGTAA
- the dnmt3ba gene encoding DNA (cytosine-5-)-methyltransferase 3 beta, duplicate a isoform X2 encodes MVGCAAFGCSNRSEKGYRMYGFPKDQDRMKRWMAMVSRQNLHMTWASNSRKLCHVHFEDDQFTATKTGGKLKLRPDALPTVFIHRPKPKRRKPIQMDHTYNAKLNFENCKMATNDIVLPDETQEKCSRYSLLRWLNNTLKVKFNHVSQTCSGATHCQFMHWLFPGSLDMSQVKFQAQNEGEFRHNYNLLQEAFDRSGITKGIPVGELVTGSFKANFVFLKWFKTFFTENIKDMDYDPVQARAGEGICPALIMMNSPKRGSSRLEPDVEETKGAQNFPYTEKWKEMYSWAEPSTCGELYAYCSVCGTDLLTYRKGIQDLTRHFVTIKHKTRAKKPQLELQAPKTGPLPCSEVVVQFINKYCSSSSSGGDQPSRGFARYMLGLEFPTDVLSICKQTPYCLYVYGGVTLEEAATVSVVLVGFFDIESATHHIRLLDVLPSPAEEAGEEPKKTGGAVVEAMKRFSLPLINLSAVYVGGTGASAQHVCSQLREFSPNLVAFGDLDKLADAACHAAVTALSASVLKIISELHAYFTSTSKEIDCLKDLFASENNDSKTFHPSRDCLNFSQLVRKMLETWPDLVSFFESCKKDKDKDKVQPIFVMLQDANLKATFKFLALALKPLEAFQKHLEMHDGDTGADLVRILQEASSLLHTYAAHFLNPQAAERFLEEHDARVLTDKTLHQSGADLVAGGSAVEELLDEPLTQQFLSFYMTLTGLIAKEVPLSDRILKSMAQLLNPETKLKVTDTAVEELGKRLGVCSTEGEVNQLTKELLEYQQSEEEEEEEDGEHQDTSAISLEKHWAGVLKNRDSSSVLRNLVLSLLSFPCPPLEAEIVYAQAVASGDAILFSEDREDSIMEDNPISEGTSTSPVQNGIKMEEDCSVSVNYLNGTVKPCTVLLRKLIQPNIGGDKDGLVSSQEGPTRGGNGWETSLRQKPPSRAVFQAGRGTWAKPIGLDKDSPRGRESEDELGKDTSPASSRITPSGRNLRRVQAYQDGKGFLTGELVWGSLKGFSMWPGLVVPWKAKSAPPGMRRVEWFGDGMFSEIPSSGLMPFHAFTRCFCKNSYASLPTYKDAIYQIIELAGERCRKSFGAAKGGKEDELNLMLDWAHGGFLPSGPDGFRPPGSTPADQSDSAQSDYNPPAKRKHVSKAKAIALAAVTYNRESMIQEIEDKGKKIEDFCMSCGSPETEIFHPLFVGSLCLKCKDNFIETFYRYDEDGYQSYCTVCCGGLEVILCGNPSCCRCFCKDCINILVGQGTFDQLKDIDPWSCYVCKPSECGGNLRLRSDWRLKVQEFFVNNSALAFEPHRVYPSISADQRRPIRVLSLFDGIATGYLVLKELGIKVELYVASEICGDSIAVGMIKHQGKIQYVNDVRTITRKTLAEWGPFDLLIGGSPCNDLSMVNPLRKGLFEGTGRLFFEFYRMLTMMRPKEDDDRPFFWLFENVVFMGANDKSDICRFLECNPILIDAVKVSPAHRARYFWGNVPGMHRPLATSLDDKVGLQDCLEVGRKAKFEKVRTITTKSNSIRQGKDGPLPVDMNGKEDYLWCTEMEQIFGFPKHYTDVNNMGRCQRQRVLGRSWSVPVIRHLFAPLKDYFECESGQ; translated from the exons AAAACTGCAAGATGGCAACCAATGACATCGTGCTTCCCGATGAGACCCAAGAAAAATGCAGCCGCTATAGCTTGCTGAGATGGCTCAACAACACGCTAAAAGTTAAATTCAATCATGTGTCACAGACATGCTCAG GTGCCACTCACTGCCAGTTCATGCACTGGCTGTTCCCAGGCTCGCTCGACATGAGCCAAGTGAAGTTCCAGGCACAGAACGAGGGGGAATTCAGGCACAACTACAATCTGCTTCAGGAAGCATTTGATAGGAGCGGCATTACCAAG GGAATTCCCGTTGGAGAACTGGTCACTGGCTCATTCAAAGCAAACTTCGTCTTCTTGAAGTGGTTCAAGACGTTTTTCACAGAAAACATCAAAGATATGGACTACGACCCAGTCCAAGCACGGGCTGGTGAAGGAATCTGTCCCGCGCTTATAATGATGAACTCCCCAAAAAGAG GGAGTTCGAGACTGGAACCTGATGTTGAAGAAACGAAGGGCGCCCAAAATTTCCCCTACACCGAGAAGTGGAAGGAGATGTACAGTTGGGCGGAGCCCAGCACTTGTGGAGAGCTCTACGCttactgcagtgtgtgtggtacaGACTTGTTGACATATCGTAAAGGCATCCAGGATCTAACCCGACACTTTGTCACAATCAAACACAAGACAAGGGCCAAAAAACCCCAACTGGAACTTCAAGCCCCAAAAACAGGGCCATTGCCCTGTAGCGAGGTTGTCGTGCAGTTCATAAACAAATACTGTTCGTCAAGCTCCTCTGGTGGAGACCAGCCGTCTAGAGGCTTTGCACGCTATATGCTGGGATTAGAGTTTCCCACTGACGTTTTGTCGATTTGCAAGCAAACACCGTACTGCTTGTACGTGTACGGAGGGGTGACACTGGAGGAGGCGGCCACCGTGTCTGTGGTTCTCGTTGGCTTCTTTGACATAGAATCTGCTACTCACCATATCAGGCTTCTGGACGTTCTGCCCTCTCCCGCAGAAGAAGCAGGGGAAGAACCAAAGAAAACAGGAGGAGCTGTGGTGGAGGCCATGAAGAGATTCAGCCTTCCCTTGATTAATCTGTCTGCGGTTTACGTCGGTGGCACTGGTGCCTCCGCGCAGCACGTCTGCTCACAGCTCAGGGAGTTCAGTCCAAACCTAGTTGCCTTCGGAGATCTGGATAAGTTGGCGGATGCTGCCTGCCATGCCGCAGTCACAGCCCTCTCTGCCTCGGTTCTGAAGATCATTTCAGAGCTCCATGCATATTTCACGTCCACCTCCAAGGAGATTGATTGTTTAAAGGATCTGTTCGCTTCTGAGAACAATGACAGCAAAACATTTCATCCTAGCAGAGACTGCCTTAACTTTAGTCAGTTAGTCAGGAAGATGCTGGAAACGTGGCCAGATCTGGTTTCCTTCTTCGAATCTTGCAAAAAGGACAAGGACAAGGACAAAGTCCAGCCCATCTTTGTCATGCTGCAGGACGCAAACCTCAAGGCAACCTTTAAGTTCCTGGCTTTGGCCCTGAAGCCTCTTGAGGCTTTCCAAAAACATCTAGAGATGCATGATGGAGATACAGGCGCAGACCTGGTGCGCATCTTGCAAGAAGCCAGCAGCTTGTTGCACACCTATGCCGCCCACTTCCTCAATCCGCAGGCTGCAGAGCGCTTCCTTGAGGAGCACGACGCCCGTGTCCTTACAGACAAGACGCTTCACCAGTCAGGGGCCGACCTCGTGGCTGGGGGTTCAGccgtggaggagctgctggatgAGCCTCTTACACAGCAGTTCTTGTCATTCTACATGACACTCACAGGTCTCATTGCTAAAGAGGTGCCACTGAGTGACAGGATCCTGAAGAGCATGGCGCAGCTCCTGAACCCCGAGACCAAACTCAAAGTAACAGACACGGCCGTGGAAGAACTGGGAAAGAGGCTGGGAGTCTGCAGCACTGAAGGAGAGGTGAACCAGCTCACCAAAGAGCTTCTGGAGTATCAGCAgagcgaagaagaagaagaggaggaagatggagaacACCAAGATACATCTGCCATCTCACTGGAGAAGCACTGGGCCGGCGTGCTCAAAAACAGGGATTCTTCCTCCGTCCTCAGGAACCTGGTCTTGAGCCTGCTGTCCTTCCCTTGTCCTCCCCTCGAGGCCGAGATAGTCTACGCTCAG GCCGTCGCAAGCGGAGATGCCATATTGTTTTCGGAAGACAGAGAGGATTCGATCATGGAGGACAACCCTATTTCTGAGGGCACTAGTACCTCCCCTGTCCAGAATGGCATAAAGATGGAAGAGGATTGTAGTGTATCAG TGAATTACCTTAATGGGACAGTTAAGCCATGCACAGTTCTCCTGAGGAAGCTCATCC AACCAAATATTGGGGGTGACAAAGATGGACTCGTCTCCAGTCAAGAG GGGCCCACTAGGGGAGGTAATGGTTGGGAGACCAGCTTGCGGCAGAAACCCCCGTCCCGCGCAGTGTTTCAGGCCGGCCGGGGCACCTGGGCCAAGCCTATAGGTCTTGATAAGGACAGCCCAAGGGGACGGGAGTCTGAGGATGAGTTG GGGAAAGACACTTCACCGGCATCCAGTAGGATAACCCCGAGCGGTCGAAATTTGAGACGGGTCCAGGCCTATCAG GATGGGAAGGGCTTCCTGACCGGAGAGCTGGTGTGGGGGAGTCTGAAGGGCTTCTCCATGTGGCCCGGGTTGGTCGTGCCCTGGAAGGCCAAGTCAGCGCCACCTGGGATGAGACGCGTGGAGTGGTTTGGAGACGGGATGTTCTCGGAG atcccctcttcaggcctTATGCCGTTTCATGCCTTTACTCGCTGCTTCTGCAAAAATTCCTACGCCAGCCTGCCAACGTACAAGGACGCTATCTACCAGATCATTGAG CTGGCCGGGGAACGCTGCAGGAAGTCGTTTGGAGCGGCGAAGGGAGGCAAGGAGGACGAGCTCAATCTGATGCTGGACTGGGCCCACGGGGGATTCCTTCCAAGCGGGCCGGATGGCTTCAGGCCCCCTGGCT CTACACCGGCAGATCAGTCAGACAGTGCACAGTCAGACTACAATCCGCCAGCTAAAAGGAAACATGTTAGCAAGGCAAAAGCGATTGCACTTGCTGCAGTCACCTACAACAGAG AATCAATGATACAGGAAATTGAAGACAAGGGTAAAAAGATTGAAG ATTTCTGTATGTCTTGTGGATCACCTGAGACAGAAATCTTCCATCCACTGTTTGTTGGCAGTCTCTGTTTGAAGTGCAAG GACAACTTTATAGAGACATTTTATCGCTACGACGAAGATGGCTACCAGTCGTACTGCACCGTTTGCTGTGGCGGCCTCGAGGTGATTCTCTGCGGCAATCCCAGCTGCTGCAG ATGTTTCTGCAAGGATTGCATCAACATCCTGGTGGGCCAGGGGACCTTCGATCAGCTGAAGGACATCGACCCTTGGAGCTGCTACGTATGCAAGCCGTCCGAGTGCGGTGGGAACCTGAGGCTGAGGTCCGACTGGAGGCTGAAGGTCCAGGAGTTCTTCGTCAACAACAGTGCACTGGCATTC GAACCCCATCGAGTGtatccctccatctctgctgACCAGCGCAGACCCATCAGAGTGCTGTCACTATTCGATGGCATTGCAACAG GTTACCTCGTGCTCAAAGAGCTGGGCATCAAAGTGGAGCTCTACGTGGCTTCAGAGATATGCGGCGATTCCATCGCCGTGGGAATGATCAAACACCAGGGAAAGATCCAATACGTCAACGACGTGCGCACAATCACAAGGAAAACT CTGGCCGAATGGGGTCCGTTTGACCTGCTGATCGGAGGCAGTCCCTGTAACGATCTGTCCATGGTGAACCCTCTTCGAAAAGGATTGTTTG AGGGCACTGGCAGACTGTTTTTTGAGTTCTACCGAATGCTGACCATGATGAGGCCTAAAGAAGATGACGACCGCCCGTTCTTCTGGTTGTTTGAGAACGTGGTGTTCATGGGGGCCAACGACAAGTCAGATATCTGCAGATTCCTTGAG TGTAACCCCATTCTTATTGACGCAGTGAAAGTCAGTCCTGCGCACAGAGCTCGCTATTTCTGGGGAAACGTCCCTGGCATGCACAG GCCTCTTGCAACATCTCTAGATGACAAAGTTGGCCTCCAGGATTGTTTGGAAGTGGGACGCAAAGCAAAG TTTGAGAAAGTCCGCACCATCACAACAAAATCCAACTCCATAAGGCAGGGAAAGGATGGCCCTCTTCCGGTGGACATGAACGGGAAGGAGGACTACCTCTGGTGTACCGAGATGGAGCA AATCTTTGGCTTCCCTAAACACTACACCGACGTGAACAACATGGGCCGGTGCCAGAGGCAGAGGGTCCTGGGTCGATCCTGGAGCGTCCCGGTCATCCGCCACCTCTTCGCCCCCCTCAAGGACTATTTTGAATGTGAATCAGGACAGTAA